In a genomic window of Alcanivorax sp.:
- the uppS gene encoding polyprenyl diphosphate synthase yields the protein MASENIHSSAPDIDSHQGELPRHVAIIMDGNNRWARKQGLPGEEGHRAGEATVQTIIRSAAERGIEALTLFAFSSENWRRPQAEVDHLMALFLKALGGRVEELHGHGVRIRFIGDRSAFAEDLQEGMAEAEALTADNSRMTVIIAVNYGGQWDIAQAARQLAIQVEQGRITPDQITPEALGQQVAMADLPLPDLLIRTGGDQRISNFLLWQLAYSELFFSPLLWPDFNADAFAAALQDYAGRQRRFGRSGEEVAGLKGE from the coding sequence ATGGCCAGTGAAAACATCCACTCCAGCGCCCCGGACATCGACTCCCACCAGGGTGAACTTCCCCGGCATGTGGCCATAATCATGGATGGCAACAACCGCTGGGCCCGCAAGCAGGGGCTGCCCGGGGAAGAAGGGCATCGTGCCGGTGAGGCCACGGTGCAGACCATTATCCGCAGCGCCGCAGAACGGGGTATCGAAGCACTGACCCTGTTTGCCTTCAGCTCGGAGAACTGGCGTCGCCCGCAGGCGGAAGTGGATCACCTGATGGCGCTTTTCCTCAAGGCCCTGGGCGGCCGTGTGGAAGAGCTGCATGGCCATGGTGTGCGCATCCGTTTTATCGGTGATCGCAGTGCCTTTGCTGAGGACCTGCAAGAAGGCATGGCCGAGGCCGAGGCGCTGACCGCGGATAACTCGCGCATGACGGTGATCATCGCGGTGAACTACGGTGGCCAGTGGGATATTGCCCAGGCGGCCCGTCAGCTGGCTATCCAGGTGGAGCAGGGCCGTATCACGCCTGATCAGATCACACCCGAAGCCCTGGGGCAGCAGGTGGCCATGGCTGATCTGCCTCTGCCCGACCTGCTGATTCGCACTGGCGGAGACCAGCGCATCAGCAATTTTCTGCTGTGGCAACTGGCCTACAGCGAACTGTTTTTTTCCCCGCTTTTATGGCCTGATTTTAATGCGGACGCCTTTGCTGCCGCCTTGCAGGACTATGCCGGCCGCCAGCGACGTTTTGGACGCTCTGGCGAAGAAGTGGCCGGGTTGAAAGGAGAATAA
- the ispC gene encoding 1-deoxy-D-xylulose-5-phosphate reductoisomerase, which translates to MTPTARQRLTILGATGSIGQQTLDVVARHPQRYEVFALTASSRWQLMAELCLTVRPRFAAMSDPVAAASLRNHLAEAGSQVEVLSGPGALADLAAHPDADTVVAAIVGAAGVRPTLAAVESGKRVLLANKEALVVTGSLFMDAVKRHGATLLPLDSEHNAIFQCLPEEGVNAGVERLLLTASGGPFREFSVEELKAVTPEQAVKHPNWDMGPKISVDSATLMNKGLEFIEACWLFDVSPDMIDVVVHPQSVVHSMVAYRDGSVLAQMGTPDMRTPIACGLSWPERVESGAERLNFSALVGLNFEAPDLQRFPCLGLARDAMRAGGTATAVLNAANEEAVAAFLAGRLDFMGIPAVVARTLESQAAPACTDVESVMEIDRQARSAACQWIKERGC; encoded by the coding sequence GTGACACCCACTGCCAGACAGCGTCTGACAATTCTCGGAGCCACCGGCAGCATTGGCCAGCAGACCCTGGATGTGGTGGCCCGGCACCCGCAGCGGTATGAGGTATTTGCTCTCACGGCCAGCTCCCGCTGGCAACTGATGGCGGAGCTCTGTCTGACAGTCCGGCCCCGTTTTGCGGCCATGTCAGACCCTGTTGCGGCGGCGTCCCTCAGGAACCATCTCGCTGAGGCCGGGTCTCAAGTGGAAGTATTGTCAGGCCCCGGTGCTTTGGCGGATCTTGCCGCCCATCCGGATGCGGATACCGTGGTGGCTGCTATCGTCGGAGCGGCGGGCGTCAGGCCGACTCTGGCGGCGGTAGAAAGCGGCAAGCGGGTATTGCTGGCCAACAAAGAGGCCCTGGTGGTCACCGGTTCATTGTTCATGGATGCGGTAAAGCGTCACGGGGCCACGCTGTTGCCACTGGATTCCGAGCATAACGCGATTTTTCAGTGCCTCCCCGAGGAGGGCGTCAATGCCGGCGTGGAGCGGCTGCTGCTCACTGCTTCCGGTGGCCCGTTCCGTGAATTCAGTGTTGAAGAACTCAAGGCTGTGACGCCGGAACAGGCGGTGAAACATCCCAACTGGGACATGGGCCCGAAGATCTCGGTGGATTCTGCCACCCTGATGAACAAGGGGCTGGAATTTATCGAAGCCTGCTGGCTGTTTGATGTGTCCCCGGACATGATTGATGTGGTGGTGCATCCGCAGAGCGTTGTGCATTCCATGGTGGCCTACCGGGATGGTTCGGTTTTGGCACAAATGGGTACACCGGATATGAGGACCCCCATCGCCTGCGGTCTGTCCTGGCCGGAGCGGGTGGAGTCCGGTGCAGAGCGCCTGAACTTTTCCGCCCTGGTGGGGCTGAATTTCGAGGCCCCGGATCTGCAGCGTTTCCCGTGCCTCGGTCTGGCGCGGGATGCCATGCGCGCTGGTGGAACGGCCACGGCGGTATTGAATGCGGCCAATGAAGAGGCCGTTGCTGCCTTCCTCGCTGGCCGGCTGGATTTTATGGGGATTCCCGCTGTGGTGGCACGCACTCTGGAAAGCCAGGCTGCTCCCGCCTGTACGGATGTGGAATCGGTAATGGAGATTGATCGGCAGGCGCGCAGTGCTGCCTGTCAGTGGATCAAGGAGCGCGGATGCTGA
- a CDS encoding phosphatidate cytidylyltransferase — MLKLRVITALILLPIVLGAVFGLDRLPFALVAGVFFVLAGWEWAAMMGKVSAAVRSAWVIGLGVVMALAEIYRPAWLLNAIPVWWLLALVLVIGYPGNARAWYRPALMALVGLLLLVPSWAAIVQLQDVGALGLAGPWALMFILLWVWAADTGAYFAGRAFGKHKLAPLVSPGKTIEGLAGGVALALAVVAGVYAAGLLEANLLPLMIVALLTVLASALGDLFESMVKRERGFKDSGTILPGHGGMLDRIDSVTAAMPIALAGFNWFSLPGGSL, encoded by the coding sequence ATGCTGAAACTGCGCGTGATTACCGCGCTGATCCTGCTGCCCATTGTTCTGGGCGCCGTATTCGGGCTGGATCGCTTGCCGTTTGCCCTGGTCGCTGGCGTATTTTTTGTGCTGGCCGGCTGGGAGTGGGCGGCCATGATGGGCAAGGTGTCCGCTGCAGTGCGAAGCGCCTGGGTGATTGGCCTGGGCGTGGTGATGGCACTGGCGGAGATCTACCGCCCGGCCTGGCTCCTCAACGCCATCCCGGTCTGGTGGTTGCTGGCCCTGGTGCTGGTGATCGGCTATCCGGGCAACGCCCGCGCCTGGTATCGCCCGGCGCTGATGGCTCTGGTTGGTCTGTTGTTGCTGGTGCCTTCCTGGGCGGCGATTGTGCAACTTCAGGATGTGGGCGCACTGGGTCTGGCTGGCCCCTGGGCACTGATGTTCATTCTGCTCTGGGTATGGGCGGCGGATACCGGCGCCTATTTTGCCGGCCGTGCGTTCGGTAAACACAAGCTGGCGCCGCTGGTCAGTCCCGGCAAGACCATTGAGGGTCTGGCCGGCGGTGTGGCGCTGGCGCTGGCAGTGGTAGCAGGGGTCTATGCGGCCGGGCTGCTGGAGGCCAACTTGCTTCCGCTGATGATCGTGGCCCTGTTGACGGTATTGGCGTCGGCACTGGGTGATCTGTTCGAGAGTATGGTCAAGCGTGAGCGAGGCTTCAAGGACAGCGGCACCATCCTGCCCGGCCACGGTGGCATGCTGGATCGTATCGACAGTGTCACCGCCGCCATGCCCATCGCCCTGGCCGGTTTCAACTGGTTTTCCCTGCCGGGAGGCAGTCTGTGA
- the rseP gene encoding RIP metalloprotease RseP: MLTILAFVVTIVIIVAFHEWGHFLAMRAFGVRVLTFSVGFGPKLFRFTDKKGTDWVISGIPLGGYVKPLDAREDETAKGDPGEFSSKPAWQRVITYAAGPAFNFILAVLIYWLLMVSFGQSRMQAVVGPVAPGTVAEKAGFVPGDRIVEAGGTAVEGWRPFYNELILHLGETQTLPVTVTTASGERAVRELDTSPWSADLEQLPLDALGISQAVLIGEVVEGSAADQAGLRGGDQVIALDGEPVTGWQSWQESIMASAGKTLEISVLRDGDLRRFAVTPETVTEGEQSFGRIGVAMGGIYQQHFGPGGAILAAAERFAEQSEVVWASLVKLVTGKLSLDNLGGPITIAQVAGESASYGIASFLALLAYLSITLGIINLLPVPMLDGGWIFFGIIEMIRGRSLPERFLMAAQGVGLTLVVSFMLLAIYNDLVKQFS, encoded by the coding sequence ATGCTGACGATCCTGGCCTTCGTTGTCACCATCGTCATTATTGTGGCTTTTCATGAATGGGGCCACTTTCTGGCAATGCGTGCCTTCGGCGTTCGCGTTCTGACTTTCTCTGTGGGGTTTGGACCCAAGCTGTTCCGGTTTACGGACAAGAAGGGGACCGACTGGGTCATTAGCGGGATTCCCCTGGGTGGCTACGTAAAACCCCTGGATGCCCGTGAAGACGAAACCGCCAAAGGCGACCCGGGAGAGTTTTCCAGCAAACCGGCCTGGCAGCGAGTGATTACCTATGCCGCTGGCCCGGCGTTCAATTTCATTCTTGCCGTGCTGATTTACTGGCTGTTGATGGTCAGTTTCGGGCAGAGCCGTATGCAGGCTGTGGTGGGGCCAGTGGCGCCCGGCACCGTGGCGGAAAAGGCCGGCTTTGTTCCCGGCGACAGGATTGTAGAGGCCGGTGGTACCGCCGTAGAAGGCTGGCGTCCTTTCTATAACGAATTGATTCTGCACCTGGGTGAAACGCAAACCCTGCCGGTAACGGTAACTACCGCGTCCGGTGAAAGAGCGGTTCGCGAGCTGGATACGTCCCCCTGGTCTGCAGATCTTGAACAGCTGCCGCTGGATGCCCTTGGGATCAGTCAGGCGGTGTTGATCGGTGAGGTTGTCGAAGGCAGTGCCGCGGACCAGGCAGGTTTGCGCGGCGGTGACCAGGTGATTGCCCTGGATGGCGAGCCGGTCACTGGCTGGCAGAGTTGGCAAGAAAGCATCATGGCGTCTGCGGGCAAGACTCTGGAAATTTCTGTGCTCAGAGATGGGGACTTGCGACGTTTTGCTGTAACCCCGGAAACAGTGACGGAAGGGGAGCAAAGTTTCGGTCGCATCGGCGTCGCAATGGGCGGTATTTATCAGCAGCACTTCGGGCCCGGTGGCGCCATTCTGGCGGCTGCAGAGCGCTTTGCGGAACAGAGCGAGGTGGTTTGGGCGAGTCTGGTGAAACTGGTTACCGGCAAGCTGTCCCTGGATAATCTGGGCGGTCCCATTACCATCGCCCAGGTGGCCGGGGAGAGTGCTTCCTACGGTATCGCCAGTTTTCTGGCGTTGCTGGCTTACCTGAGCATCACTCTCGGTATTATCAATCTGCTACCGGTACCCATGCTCGACGGCGGCTGGATTTTCTTTGGAATCATTGAAATGATTCGCGGTCGCAGTTTACCGGAGCGGTTTCTTATGGCCGCACAAGGGGTAGGGTTGACGCTGGTTGTCAGCTTTATGCTACTGGCCATTTACAACGACTTGGTGAAGCAGTTTTCATGA